Proteins encoded in a region of the Naumannella halotolerans genome:
- a CDS encoding SGNH/GDSL hydrolase family protein, whose amino-acid sequence MSRLLEQIIVPSASPLPLACYWARLLGGRVLEPAADRAVVAPPDGVKLVFELSERGQPSSFGVRVHDRDNGIDQVLRTGGHAIADQVADPEGNLIRLLVDDTVAPVLSGSSSFRRYVAIGDSNTEGLVDSDGAGGWRGWADRFAAQLASTTSPGLEYANLAISGLRVADIRERQFDAAIAMQPDLLTFTGGINDVIGLRPDFVSITAYLNEMFSTATAAGIRVLTFTNPDLGRANPLATVVRERMHTLNRILREAALLHGVELIDFEQVPMASDPRLWGEDRLHLNTLGHTLVGAALSWLVGVPGADRDWMTDLDARMIVHAKPRMGDHLQWTMRHFGPWVVSGIRGPQYRSGREAKRPQLVPVELEREVQVDQGAADRS is encoded by the coding sequence ATGTCGCGGCTCCTGGAACAGATCATCGTGCCCAGCGCCAGCCCGCTGCCCCTGGCCTGCTACTGGGCGCGTCTGCTCGGCGGCCGGGTGCTCGAGCCGGCAGCCGACCGTGCCGTGGTCGCTCCGCCGGATGGGGTGAAGCTGGTCTTCGAGTTGTCCGAGCGCGGACAACCCAGCTCCTTCGGGGTGAGGGTCCACGACCGGGACAACGGCATCGACCAGGTGCTGCGTACCGGGGGTCATGCGATCGCCGATCAGGTGGCCGATCCGGAGGGCAACCTGATCCGGTTGCTGGTCGACGACACCGTGGCGCCGGTGTTGTCGGGCTCGTCCAGCTTCCGGCGGTACGTGGCGATCGGCGACTCCAACACCGAGGGTCTGGTCGACTCCGACGGCGCCGGTGGCTGGCGAGGCTGGGCCGACCGGTTCGCCGCCCAACTCGCCTCGACCACCTCACCGGGCCTGGAGTACGCCAACCTGGCGATCAGCGGGCTCCGGGTGGCCGACATCCGGGAGCGGCAGTTCGACGCGGCGATCGCGATGCAACCGGATCTGCTGACCTTCACCGGGGGAATCAACGATGTGATCGGGCTGCGCCCCGATTTCGTCAGCATCACGGCCTACCTGAACGAGATGTTCTCCACCGCCACGGCGGCCGGCATCCGGGTGCTCACCTTCACCAACCCGGACCTCGGCCGGGCCAATCCGCTGGCCACGGTGGTACGCGAGCGGATGCACACGCTGAACCGGATCCTGCGGGAGGCGGCACTGCTGCACGGGGTGGAGCTGATCGACTTCGAACAGGTCCCGATGGCCTCCGATCCGCGGCTGTGGGGGGAGGACCGGCTGCACCTGAACACCCTCGGGCACACCCTGGTCGGGGCGGCGCTGTCTTGGCTGGTCGGCGTCCCCGGCGCCGACCGGGACTGGATGACCGACCTCGACGCCCGGATGATCGTCCACGCCAAACCGCGGATGGGTGACCACCTGCAATGGACCATGCGCCACTTCGGCCCATGGGTGGTCTCCGGGATTCGCGGACCGCAGTACCGCAGCGGACGGGAGGCGAAACGTCCGCAGCTGGTGCCGGTCGAGCTCGAACGCGAGGTGCAGGTGGACCAGGGCGCGGCAGACCGCTCCTGA
- a CDS encoding extracellular solute-binding protein, giving the protein MVDGLKADYVHLSVASDVERLVDADLVSEDWDAGENAGIVSTSIVVLGVREGNPKNIQGWDDLVKPGVEIVTANPASSGAARWNALAAWGHVTENGGSEEEATAFVDQLFANVVSLTNSDRDATQSFLGGTGDVLLAYENEAILATQSGEGFEYVIPETTLLIENPGAVLNEATPAANDWLDFVLSPDGQRQFVLTGFRPVNPEAPGEADLAEYGLTPEGIEGAADPANPYPEVPHLLTLTENFGGPGWGGIADKLFSDGSDGEPTGIVTEAIAKSGKATS; this is encoded by the coding sequence GTGGTGGACGGCCTGAAGGCCGACTACGTGCACCTGTCGGTGGCCAGCGATGTCGAACGCCTGGTCGACGCCGATCTCGTCTCCGAGGACTGGGACGCCGGGGAGAACGCCGGCATCGTCTCCACCTCGATCGTGGTCCTCGGGGTACGTGAGGGCAACCCGAAGAACATCCAGGGCTGGGACGACCTGGTCAAGCCCGGGGTCGAGATCGTCACCGCCAACCCGGCCTCCTCCGGCGCCGCCCGGTGGAACGCCCTGGCCGCCTGGGGACATGTGACCGAGAACGGTGGCAGCGAGGAGGAGGCGACCGCGTTCGTCGACCAGCTCTTCGCCAATGTGGTCTCGTTGACCAACAGCGACCGCGACGCCACCCAGAGCTTCCTCGGCGGCACCGGTGACGTGTTGCTGGCCTACGAGAACGAAGCGATCCTGGCCACCCAGAGCGGTGAGGGATTCGAGTACGTGATTCCCGAGACCACCCTGCTGATCGAGAACCCGGGGGCGGTGCTGAACGAGGCCACACCGGCGGCCAACGACTGGCTCGACTTCGTGCTCAGCCCCGACGGCCAGCGCCAGTTCGTCCTGACCGGTTTCCGACCGGTGAACCCGGAGGCACCGGGTGAGGCCGACCTGGCCGAGTACGGACTGACCCCCGAGGGCATCGAAGGCGCCGCCGACCCGGCCAACCCGTACCCCGAAGTGCCGCATCTGCTCACCCTGACCGAGAACTTCGGCGGGCCCGGCTGGGGCGGCATCGCCGACAAGCTCTTCAGCGACGGCTCCGACGGTGAACCCACCGGGATCGTCACCGAGGCGATCGCCAAATCGGGCAAGGCCACGTCCTGA
- a CDS encoding YbhB/YbcL family Raf kinase inhibitor-like protein — MNLERPVAPNPYEILPQVGSFTLTSETFSEGDTLAAPQTASGGSVAPQLSWSGFPEGTKSFLISCFDPDAPIPGGFWHWAVVGVPASVTSLPLGGALPEGALALPNSGGEEAYMGAAPPPGDRAHRYIFAVNALDTEFSVDPGTTPTVAHFQSLGNLLARATLTGTYAEPDA, encoded by the coding sequence ATGAATCTCGAACGTCCAGTCGCACCCAATCCGTACGAGATCCTGCCTCAGGTCGGCTCGTTCACCCTGACCAGTGAAACCTTCTCCGAGGGTGACACCTTGGCTGCGCCGCAGACCGCCTCCGGTGGCAGTGTCGCTCCGCAGCTCAGCTGGTCCGGTTTCCCCGAGGGAACGAAGTCCTTCCTGATCTCCTGCTTCGATCCCGATGCACCGATTCCCGGTGGATTCTGGCACTGGGCCGTGGTCGGGGTGCCCGCCTCGGTGACCTCGCTGCCGCTCGGTGGCGCACTGCCCGAGGGGGCGCTGGCCCTGCCGAACAGCGGTGGCGAGGAGGCCTACATGGGCGCCGCACCGCCCCCCGGCGACCGGGCCCATCGCTACATCTTCGCGGTCAACGCACTGGACACCGAGTTCAGTGTTGATCCGGGCACCACACCGACCGTGGCGCACTTCCAATCGCTCGGGAACCTGCTCGCCCGGGCGACCCTGACCGGCACCTATGCAGAACCCGACGCCTGA
- a CDS encoding DUF6882 domain-containing protein, protein MSGLTLELIVNDGALWGMLAQLRLNQQLDAVLGSDRSFDVDLGNSSLTLGGGAQQVSAVPHLIASVAPGPQTVRWGWALAELGNLPATGLSGRLRDFGRAQQVPALGSDEVPFSAFGPAPEGVEEVDWVAEQVGILACQVIGEVPWFVVPAGDTRVVLLLQDGPALPAPELAQVMTVLPDALMAGRLIDPPRALQHLLGRVPNWHAEWGPAGVRISDPTGNIDVHLNQDGQVTEIQTNI, encoded by the coding sequence ATGTCTGGGCTGACCCTCGAGCTGATCGTGAACGACGGCGCCCTGTGGGGCATGCTCGCTCAGCTACGCCTGAACCAGCAGCTCGATGCCGTGCTCGGGTCCGACCGTTCCTTCGACGTCGATCTGGGCAACTCCTCGCTCACCCTCGGCGGCGGCGCCCAGCAGGTCAGCGCCGTACCGCACCTGATCGCCTCGGTCGCCCCGGGACCGCAGACCGTGCGCTGGGGGTGGGCCCTGGCCGAACTCGGCAACCTGCCCGCGACCGGCCTGTCCGGGCGACTGCGCGACTTCGGCCGGGCGCAACAGGTGCCGGCTCTGGGCAGCGACGAGGTTCCCTTCAGCGCGTTCGGCCCGGCACCGGAGGGTGTCGAGGAGGTCGACTGGGTGGCCGAGCAGGTCGGGATCCTCGCCTGTCAGGTGATCGGCGAGGTGCCGTGGTTCGTCGTACCGGCCGGTGACACCCGGGTGGTTCTGCTGCTGCAGGACGGGCCGGCCCTGCCCGCGCCGGAACTCGCCCAGGTGATGACCGTGCTGCCCGATGCCCTGATGGCCGGCCGCCTCATCGACCCGCCGAGGGCCCTGCAGCATCTGCTGGGACGGGTCCCGAACTGGCATGCCGAGTGGGGTCCGGCTGGGGTACGGATCTCCGACCCGACCGGCAACATCGACGTTCACCTGAACCAGGACGGCCAGGTCACCGAGATCCAGACCAACATCTGA
- a CDS encoding aminodeoxychorismate/anthranilate synthase component II — MPARILVVDNYDSFVYNLVQYLGQIGAETTVWRNDDERLTGDLSEFDGILLSPGPGTPERAGACIDIIKAEGGRTPIFGVCLGLQAIAVAYGGTVDRAPELLHGKTSVITHDGRGIFTDLPQPLTVTRYHSLALLPPSLPEVLEVSARTESGVIMAVRHRELAVEAVQYHPESVLTEGGYQMLANWLATCGDPEAPERAREMRPLISN; from the coding sequence ATGCCCGCACGTATTCTCGTGGTCGACAACTACGACTCCTTCGTCTACAACCTGGTGCAGTACCTCGGCCAGATCGGCGCGGAGACCACCGTGTGGCGCAATGATGACGAGCGCCTGACCGGTGACCTGTCCGAGTTCGACGGGATCCTGCTCTCACCCGGGCCGGGTACGCCGGAGCGCGCCGGTGCCTGTATCGACATCATCAAGGCCGAGGGTGGCCGGACGCCGATCTTCGGTGTCTGCCTCGGTCTGCAGGCGATCGCCGTCGCCTACGGCGGCACGGTCGACCGGGCCCCGGAGCTGTTGCACGGCAAGACCTCGGTGATCACCCATGACGGTCGAGGGATCTTCACCGACCTGCCACAGCCGCTGACGGTCACCCGCTACCACTCGTTGGCGCTGCTACCGCCGTCCCTGCCCGAGGTGCTGGAGGTCAGCGCCCGTACCGAGTCCGGGGTGATCATGGCGGTCCGGCACCGGGAGCTCGCCGTCGAAGCGGTGCAGTACCACCCGGAATCGGTGCTCACCGAAGGTGGTTACCAGATGCTCGCGAATTGGCTGGCGACCTGCGGTGACCCCGAGGCCCCGGAGCGGGCCCGGGAGATGCGGCCGCTGATCAGCAACTGA
- a CDS encoding Fpg/Nei family DNA glycosylase has product MPELPEVESLRSFLTEKTVGHAIAGVEVSAFSALKTFDPPVDALAGLEISDVQRHGKFLDLDAQGVHLVFHLARAGWLRWSDDLPTTPLKPGRGPTAARVRLDDGSGFTLTEAGTQRKLAIHVVTDPAQVPQIASLGPDPLADDFSPQVLRQLLAAAGRAQLKGILRDQRQLAGVGNAYSDEILHAARLSPFKPASSLDEEEFDRLYEALQGELRQAVERSRGLAAKDLKGEKKSGLRVHGRTGQKCAVCGDTIAEVSFADSSLQYCPTCQTGGKPLADRRLSRLLK; this is encoded by the coding sequence ATGCCGGAACTTCCCGAGGTGGAGTCCTTGCGGAGCTTCCTCACCGAGAAGACCGTCGGCCACGCCATCGCCGGCGTCGAGGTCTCGGCGTTCAGCGCCCTGAAGACCTTCGATCCGCCGGTGGATGCCCTGGCCGGGCTGGAGATCTCCGATGTGCAGCGGCACGGCAAGTTCCTCGACCTCGACGCCCAAGGGGTCCACCTGGTGTTCCATCTGGCCCGGGCCGGATGGCTGCGCTGGTCCGACGACCTGCCGACCACCCCGCTCAAACCGGGACGTGGTCCGACGGCTGCCCGGGTGCGGCTGGACGACGGTTCCGGTTTCACCCTCACCGAGGCCGGTACGCAACGCAAGCTCGCGATCCACGTCGTCACCGACCCCGCCCAGGTCCCGCAGATCGCCTCCCTCGGACCGGACCCGCTTGCCGACGACTTCAGCCCGCAGGTGCTACGGCAGTTGTTGGCCGCGGCCGGCCGGGCGCAGCTGAAGGGGATCCTGCGCGACCAAAGACAACTGGCCGGGGTGGGCAATGCCTACTCCGACGAGATCCTGCACGCCGCCCGGTTGTCCCCGTTCAAACCCGCTTCCTCCCTCGACGAGGAGGAGTTCGACCGGTTGTACGAGGCGCTGCAGGGTGAACTGCGGCAGGCGGTCGAGCGTTCCCGCGGGTTGGCGGCCAAGGACCTCAAGGGCGAGAAGAAGTCCGGGCTGCGGGTGCACGGTCGTACCGGTCAGAAGTGCGCGGTCTGCGGGGACACCATCGCCGAGGTCAGCTTCGCCGATTCCTCCCTGCAGTACTGTCCGACCTGTCAGACCGGTGGCAAACCGCTGGCCGACCGCAGACTCAGCAGGCTACTGAAGTAG
- the cysT gene encoding sulfate ABC transporter permease subunit CysT, whose protein sequence is MTSTTVGRPGITRPALGNLDRTSGIGLGITLLWFSLLVLIPLAAVMITATEGGWSGFWSAISNEQTAHAISITLGTAAAVTGLNIITGTAIAWVLVRDEFPGKRLLEMIIDVPFALPTIVAGLVLLSLYGNDSPLGLDLANSAASVYLAFLFVTLPFIVRMVQPVLEQLDGEVEEAAATLGASRFTVFRRVILPTLTPAIAAGAALSFARGVGEYGSLVLLSGNLPFVSEVASVRILSAIENDNRAAASSIAALLLIISLLVIVALDLIQRRVAGRD, encoded by the coding sequence ATGACCAGCACCACCGTCGGCCGGCCGGGGATCACCCGGCCGGCCCTGGGCAATCTGGACCGGACCTCGGGGATCGGTCTGGGGATCACCCTGCTCTGGTTCAGCCTGCTGGTGCTGATCCCGCTGGCGGCGGTGATGATCACCGCCACCGAGGGCGGTTGGTCGGGTTTCTGGTCCGCGATCAGCAACGAGCAGACCGCCCACGCGATCTCGATCACCCTCGGCACCGCCGCAGCGGTCACCGGGCTCAACATCATCACCGGTACGGCGATCGCCTGGGTGCTGGTCCGCGACGAGTTCCCCGGCAAACGCCTGCTGGAGATGATTATCGACGTACCGTTCGCACTGCCGACGATCGTCGCCGGTCTGGTGCTGTTGTCGCTGTACGGCAATGACAGCCCGCTCGGGCTGGACCTGGCCAACTCCGCGGCCTCGGTCTACCTCGCCTTCCTGTTCGTCACCTTGCCCTTCATCGTCCGCATGGTGCAGCCGGTGCTGGAGCAGCTCGACGGGGAGGTGGAGGAAGCTGCCGCCACCTTGGGCGCCAGCCGATTCACCGTCTTCCGGCGGGTCATCCTGCCCACCCTCACCCCGGCCATCGCCGCCGGAGCGGCCCTCAGCTTCGCCCGCGGTGTGGGTGAGTACGGGTCCTTGGTGCTGCTTTCGGGGAACCTTCCGTTCGTCTCCGAGGTGGCCTCGGTACGGATCCTCAGCGCGATCGAGAACGACAACCGGGCCGCCGCCTCCTCCATCGCGGCGCTGCTGTTGATCATCTCGCTGCTGGTGATCGTCGCCCTCGATCTGATCCAGAGGCGGGTGGCCGGTCGTGACTGA
- a CDS encoding rhodanese-like domain-containing protein, whose protein sequence is MGEELPTTDPNGAEALVAEGYQLLDVRTQAEWDEAHVEGATHIPLDQLTERVGEVGPQVVAMCRSGGRSAQATAFLNHSGKEAVNLDGGILEWAAQGKPVVSG, encoded by the coding sequence ATGGGCGAGGAATTGCCGACGACCGACCCGAACGGTGCCGAGGCGCTGGTGGCCGAGGGTTATCAGCTGCTGGACGTACGTACCCAGGCCGAATGGGACGAGGCGCATGTCGAGGGCGCGACCCACATCCCGCTGGACCAGTTGACCGAACGGGTCGGCGAGGTGGGGCCGCAGGTGGTCGCGATGTGCCGGTCCGGTGGACGGTCGGCGCAGGCGACCGCCTTCCTGAACCATTCGGGCAAGGAAGCGGTCAACCTCGACGGGGGAATCCTCGAATGGGCCGCCCAGGGCAAGCCGGTGGTCAGCGGCTGA
- a CDS encoding sulfate ABC transporter permease: MTELQTPEPVTIAPRRRRARRRGPVTYLLRLGVIAYLVLLVGWPMVLIVTTTFADGFSVLESVFSDADLVHAIRLSIVAAVVATVINTVFGVSISLLLVRREFPGKRLLSALLDLPLSVSPIVIGLALVLVYGGRNGWFGPTLESWGLQIIFATPGIILATAFVSLPLVIREVVPVLHEIGTESEQAAHSLGASAWQTFWRVTLPAIKWAVVYGVVLTAARSLGEFGAVKVVSGNVLGQTRTATLAVEELYLNFDQEAAYGIAFLLASVSVIAIVIVSLLRTRSDRV, translated from the coding sequence GTGACTGAACTGCAGACTCCAGAACCGGTGACCATCGCCCCGCGTCGCCGACGGGCCCGTCGTCGCGGCCCGGTGACCTATCTGTTGCGGCTGGGCGTCATCGCCTACCTGGTGCTGCTGGTCGGGTGGCCGATGGTGCTGATCGTCACCACCACCTTCGCCGACGGCTTCTCGGTGCTGGAATCGGTGTTCAGCGATGCCGACCTGGTGCATGCGATCCGGCTCAGCATCGTGGCAGCGGTGGTCGCGACCGTGATCAACACCGTCTTCGGGGTGTCGATCTCGCTGCTGCTGGTCCGCCGCGAGTTCCCCGGCAAACGCCTCCTCAGCGCCCTGTTGGATCTTCCGTTGTCGGTCTCCCCGATCGTCATCGGGCTGGCGCTGGTGCTGGTCTACGGCGGACGCAACGGCTGGTTCGGCCCGACGCTGGAGAGCTGGGGGCTGCAGATCATCTTCGCCACCCCCGGAATCATCCTGGCCACCGCCTTCGTCTCCCTGCCGCTGGTGATCCGGGAGGTCGTCCCCGTGCTGCACGAGATCGGCACCGAGTCCGAGCAGGCCGCACACAGCTTGGGCGCGTCTGCCTGGCAGACGTTCTGGCGAGTGACCTTGCCGGCGATCAAGTGGGCCGTCGTCTACGGGGTCGTGCTCACCGCAGCCCGCTCCCTCGGTGAGTTCGGCGCGGTGAAGGTGGTCTCGGGCAATGTCTTGGGCCAGACCCGTACCGCCACCTTGGCCGTGGAGGAGCTGTACCTGAACTTCGACCAGGAGGCGGCCTACGGCATCGCCTTCCTGCTGGCCAGCGTCTCGGTGATCGCCATCGTCATCGTCTCCCTGCTCCGTACCCGCTCCGACCGGGTCTGA
- a CDS encoding EcsC family protein, producing the protein MAEQERALTQGWSVERTTDAAGGVLRRVLELAIDGYAKVPGARTTAGKHLARTGEVDAAIEALIGQHIALAGAQGFLTNLGGIITLPISIPSNLTGLAVMQTRMIAGIAHLRGYDLSQSQVRTALLMCLLGEDGLARADESTPRRPLVVATAPVFDPKLDRLVASAVITHFTTRVTGKQAALLVTKRIPVIGGGVGAAVDSYGTRQAGQFAKKELVARRALRG; encoded by the coding sequence ATGGCCGAGCAGGAACGTGCCCTGACGCAGGGTTGGAGCGTCGAACGGACGACCGATGCCGCCGGTGGGGTGCTGCGTCGGGTGCTGGAGCTCGCGATCGACGGATACGCCAAGGTCCCCGGTGCCCGGACCACCGCAGGCAAGCATCTGGCACGTACCGGTGAGGTCGATGCGGCGATCGAGGCGTTGATCGGCCAGCACATCGCCCTGGCCGGCGCTCAGGGATTCCTGACCAACCTCGGCGGCATCATCACCTTGCCGATCTCGATCCCGAGCAATCTGACCGGACTGGCGGTGATGCAGACGCGGATGATCGCCGGCATCGCCCACCTGCGCGGCTACGACCTGTCGCAGTCGCAGGTACGCACCGCGCTGCTGATGTGCCTGCTCGGGGAGGACGGCCTCGCCCGGGCCGACGAGTCGACCCCGCGCCGACCGCTGGTGGTGGCCACGGCCCCGGTCTTCGACCCGAAACTGGACCGATTGGTCGCCAGCGCGGTGATCACCCACTTCACCACCCGGGTCACCGGCAAACAGGCAGCGCTGCTCGTGACCAAGCGAATCCCGGTGATCGGCGGTGGGGTCGGCGCTGCGGTCGACAGCTACGGCACCCGGCAGGCCGGGCAGTTCGCCAAGAAGGAACTGGTGGCCCGGCGAGCCCTGCGGGGCTGA
- the aat gene encoding leucyl/phenylalanyl-tRNA--protein transferase, protein MGSMGVIPDASTWPDQDLVFWSVGLEPELLVEGYAAGAFPMPTGELAETGDPLIGWYSPVARGILPLDALRVTRSLRKSARHYRLSIDHCFDQVVERCADPNRSGGWIDDEIKRVYGELHRLGLAHSVETWDAAGRLVGGLYGVGLGGLFAGESMFHDPEHGRDASKVALIALVELLGRDGHRRLLDVQWQTPHLSGLGVVEVSRADYLNRLGRALRMPSPQWQLPQV, encoded by the coding sequence ATGGGGTCCATGGGTGTGATCCCCGATGCAAGCACCTGGCCGGACCAGGACCTGGTGTTCTGGTCGGTCGGGCTGGAGCCGGAGCTGTTGGTGGAGGGGTACGCCGCCGGCGCCTTCCCGATGCCGACCGGTGAGCTGGCCGAAACCGGGGACCCGTTGATCGGCTGGTACTCGCCGGTGGCGCGTGGCATCCTGCCGCTCGATGCCCTGCGGGTCACCCGCTCGCTGCGCAAGAGTGCGCGGCACTACCGCCTCAGCATCGACCACTGTTTCGACCAGGTGGTCGAACGCTGCGCCGACCCGAACCGCAGCGGCGGCTGGATCGACGACGAGATCAAACGTGTCTACGGCGAGTTGCACCGCCTCGGCCTGGCCCATTCGGTGGAGACCTGGGATGCGGCGGGACGTCTGGTGGGCGGGCTGTACGGGGTCGGCCTCGGCGGACTGTTCGCCGGTGAATCGATGTTCCACGATCCCGAGCACGGGCGTGACGCCTCGAAGGTGGCGCTGATCGCGCTGGTCGAACTGCTCGGCCGCGACGGTCACCGACGGCTGCTCGATGTGCAGTGGCAGACCCCGCATCTGTCCGGTCTGGGCGTGGTTGAGGTTTCCCGCGCCGACTACCTGAACCGGCTCGGCCGCGCGCTGCGGATGCCGTCACCGCAGTGGCAGCTGCCGCAGGTCTGA
- a CDS encoding LssY C-terminal domain-containing protein — protein MQNPTPEPGARTTEGPAADSVPTESADPVPSPKAPPHKPLPVYDHPPDKVFSDEVRPRYFTELLDVGFFVVAALASIWLAFILAADGLSISRLWYWIPFWGVLAYLALPRLHRIMTWIYVPDYFIGRTRTSDGLLGDPVNLAFQGREKQIHQVMEDSGWVLAQEITPRTTWRMIVSSVLKRSYPQAPVSPLFLFGNRHSFAYQQEVDGNPHKRHHVRFWETPDGWLLPGGHRVGWLAAGTYDRSVGLSLFTLQVTHRIDQNIDIERNYIVNTIEHHHPEVPVEIIEDFSTGYHHRNGGGDMIQTDGDLPIVDLSGVPTTGSQPVAKPPKRPASLWIGCALILLMSIGPAVSGILMGLRPEGLAAALAQAADADVDLSVIRATMFGLTGAVVLLLTALALSTALGVVWTRTVLLFALTGFIVVLGLTGADDNLARLSIFSLAILALVSLSSTSVRQYVEGKRQRLRDLAHLPHLPHR, from the coding sequence ATGCAGAACCCGACGCCTGAGCCAGGCGCCCGTACCACCGAGGGGCCGGCGGCCGATTCCGTACCTACTGAGTCGGCGGATCCGGTCCCTTCGCCGAAAGCGCCACCGCACAAACCGCTGCCGGTCTACGACCACCCACCGGACAAGGTCTTCTCCGACGAGGTCCGGCCGCGCTACTTCACCGAACTGCTCGACGTCGGCTTCTTCGTCGTCGCCGCACTGGCGTCGATCTGGTTGGCGTTCATCCTCGCCGCCGACGGCCTGAGCATCTCCCGGCTCTGGTACTGGATCCCGTTCTGGGGGGTACTGGCCTATCTGGCACTCCCCCGGCTGCATCGGATCATGACCTGGATCTACGTCCCGGACTACTTCATCGGTCGCACCCGGACCAGCGACGGTCTGCTCGGCGACCCGGTGAACCTGGCCTTCCAGGGGCGGGAGAAACAGATCCACCAGGTGATGGAGGATTCGGGCTGGGTGCTGGCCCAGGAGATCACCCCGCGGACCACCTGGCGGATGATCGTCTCCTCGGTGCTCAAACGGTCGTACCCGCAGGCGCCGGTCAGCCCGCTCTTCCTGTTCGGCAACCGGCACAGCTTCGCCTACCAGCAGGAGGTGGACGGAAATCCGCACAAACGCCACCACGTGCGGTTCTGGGAGACCCCGGACGGCTGGTTGTTGCCCGGTGGGCACCGGGTCGGCTGGCTCGCCGCCGGCACCTATGACCGCTCGGTCGGTCTGTCGCTGTTCACCCTGCAGGTGACCCACCGGATCGATCAGAACATCGACATCGAACGCAACTACATCGTGAACACGATCGAGCACCACCACCCCGAGGTGCCGGTGGAGATCATCGAGGACTTCTCCACCGGTTATCACCACCGCAACGGTGGCGGCGACATGATCCAGACCGATGGCGACCTGCCGATCGTGGACCTGTCGGGGGTGCCGACTACCGGTTCGCAACCAGTGGCCAAGCCGCCGAAGCGTCCGGCATCGCTGTGGATCGGGTGCGCGCTGATCCTGTTGATGAGCATCGGACCGGCGGTGTCGGGAATCCTGATGGGGCTACGGCCCGAGGGCCTGGCCGCCGCACTCGCGCAAGCCGCCGACGCCGATGTCGACCTCAGCGTGATCCGGGCGACCATGTTCGGCCTCACCGGAGCCGTGGTGCTGTTGCTGACCGCGCTCGCCCTGTCCACCGCACTCGGCGTGGTCTGGACCAGGACGGTGCTGCTGTTCGCCCTGACCGGGTTTATCGTCGTCCTCGGCCTGACCGGTGCCGACGACAACCTGGCACGCTTGAGCATCTTCTCCCTGGCCATCCTGGCGCTGGTCTCCCTGTCCTCGACCTCGGTGCGTCAGTACGTGGAGGGGAAGCGCCAGCGGCTGCGCGACCTGGCACATCTGCCGCACCTGCCGCACCGCTGA